From a region of the Nitrospira sp. genome:
- a CDS encoding CPBP family intramembrane metalloprotease, with protein sequence MDADLSSGAPVQPVTSSAPCVGAPPPPHAYNPGFSRAVTVLSAVVLSASIAVVAWLSFDVPRVERVPDAERALSHMVGRLMDQEEGLKTLPVWEQVLYDITMGSDANDRDQVIEWYRELAEESADPFVDLHLAILEGESGHLAEIKQDVSRWTRQGEPYASFARLLQAAYVDAKVSPAVGFNLQAYLAEQPVTGWFYARLATRIAERAGDRPLLVTIETSSQQRVEALVWRSRAFAWLELALMIVGILVLMAWLRRGKGATMFRVGSAELPPLWAGRLGAGVLLRGGAVGALLTVAFLFAASDFPSLRVVAVPLSNLPLLALAYYHLLRPQRQSFWRGFGISIQPRHLGQLALAVLAVVAAGLVGEWVLGRIAEPLKLISHWTEWFDADLVWGSSPTLVVSLLEYVLFAPVFEELAFRGLLFGVFRRRFQWGTAAMLSAALFALAHGYGLIGFLSVFWSGLVWAWAYERTGSLWPGVLGHAVNNLLVCLSVMALLRS encoded by the coding sequence GTGGACGCGGATCTATCGAGCGGGGCGCCCGTGCAACCGGTGACTTCATCGGCACCCTGTGTCGGGGCGCCTCCTCCGCCCCATGCGTACAATCCCGGTTTTTCACGGGCTGTCACGGTATTGTCCGCCGTGGTGCTGTCCGCGTCGATTGCGGTGGTGGCCTGGCTCTCCTTCGATGTCCCCCGGGTGGAACGCGTGCCGGATGCCGAACGGGCGTTGAGTCACATGGTCGGCCGTCTGATGGATCAGGAAGAGGGACTCAAGACCTTGCCGGTGTGGGAACAGGTTCTCTACGACATCACGATGGGCAGTGACGCAAACGATCGTGATCAGGTCATCGAATGGTATCGAGAACTCGCGGAAGAATCGGCCGATCCCTTCGTCGACCTGCATCTGGCGATTTTGGAAGGGGAGTCGGGGCACCTAGCGGAGATCAAGCAGGACGTATCGCGATGGACCCGTCAGGGGGAACCGTATGCGTCGTTTGCCCGATTGCTGCAGGCGGCCTATGTGGATGCGAAGGTGTCGCCGGCGGTGGGGTTCAATTTGCAAGCCTATCTGGCGGAGCAACCCGTCACAGGCTGGTTTTATGCCCGGCTTGCCACCCGCATTGCCGAGCGGGCAGGAGACCGTCCTCTGCTCGTGACAATTGAAACCTCTTCGCAGCAACGGGTGGAGGCTCTGGTCTGGCGTTCACGGGCATTTGCCTGGTTGGAGCTGGCGCTGATGATCGTGGGAATCCTGGTGTTGATGGCTTGGCTTCGGCGGGGGAAGGGGGCCACCATGTTTCGCGTGGGCTCGGCCGAGCTGCCTCCCTTATGGGCAGGCCGTCTTGGCGCGGGCGTTCTGCTGCGTGGGGGGGCCGTCGGGGCACTCCTGACCGTGGCATTTCTGTTTGCCGCGAGTGACTTCCCGTCGTTGCGGGTTGTGGCTGTGCCGCTGTCGAACCTGCCCTTGTTGGCGCTGGCCTATTATCACCTGCTCCGACCGCAACGGCAGTCTTTCTGGCGCGGGTTCGGAATCAGCATTCAGCCGCGTCACCTCGGGCAGCTGGCGCTGGCGGTCTTGGCCGTCGTCGCCGCCGGGCTTGTGGGTGAGTGGGTGTTGGGCCGGATTGCGGAACCGCTCAAATTGATCAGTCATTGGACGGAATGGTTCGATGCGGACCTGGTGTGGGGATCGTCGCCGACTCTGGTGGTGAGTCTCTTGGAGTATGTGCTGTTTGCGCCGGTCTTTGAGGAGTTAGCGTTTCGTGGGCTGCTGTTCGGTGTCTTTCGGCGGCGGTTTCAGTGGGGGACTGCCGCCATGCTGAGCGCCGCCCTCTTTGCACTGGCTCATGGGTATGGGCTGATCGGCTTTCTCAGCGTATTCTGGAGCGGGCTGGTCTGGGCCTGGGCCTATGAACGCACCGGCAGTCTCTGGCCCGGGGTGCTCGGACATGCCGTGAACAATCTGCTCGTCTGTCTGAGCGTGATGGCGTTGTTGCGGTCCTGA